The Schistocerca piceifrons isolate TAMUIC-IGC-003096 chromosome 5, iqSchPice1.1, whole genome shotgun sequence genome has a segment encoding these proteins:
- the LOC124798843 gene encoding dynein axonemal assembly factor 1 homolog, producing MDGSGDIVVQVRQDNEPRMTKKSLRKICTDNNLYVTPHLNDVLYLHYKGFSKIENLEEYTGLKCLWSQNNDIEKIENLENQTNLKSLFLHYNLIEKIENLEVLQELDTVDLSHNSIRKLETIDALPVLDSLYITHNKLQTVEDIEILTKCKQLSVLDLSFNHLDSPDIVNVLGAMENLRVLTLTGNPVLKQLSPYRKLIIINCKHLLHLDERPVFDKDRACTEAWFAGGEEAEKKLMEKFIQEDRDVCLRSALELIQMRDRKIAEKAAQLADDTLQCVSLLFSEYSQLPYTPLQITSSHSNDVKSNYTNAEKTGESVQDLGKLTVLKKTHDAEPSQHAASENNSCEFILNAITAGDKSTNESHNKETALLREQENLDNLGQCELETDNDFCGQKASVPTEQQMLYNAYIDNTVEKQEESDSGTRELYLENFTYDNCENAIACDCRTSSTENNSCNKEKELALHDRERMVLDKQMKPDCLNTGVLQNEGEKSPQSDCYNTDLIHKAVAPTSEENLLIYNGNKLTGVDMAEQLLSQQSVYNPQQDNIVDDHGDDRTLGLGNSKDETVVLQKQ from the exons ATGGATGGAAGTGGAGACATTGTAGTACAGGTTCGCCAAGATAATGAACCGCGAATGACAAAAAAGTCTCTGCGAAAAATCTGCACGGACAACAACTTGTATGTGACGCCGCATTTAAATGATGTTTTGTATCTACATTACAAAGGCTTCAGTAAAATAGAGAACCTAGAAGAATACACTGGGCTGAAATGTCTCTGGTCGCAAAATAATGACATTGAGAAGATTGAGAATCTCGAAAATCAAACAAATTTGAAAAGTCTTTTTTTGCACTACAATTTAATTGAGAAAATCGAAAATTTGGAAGTGCTTCAGGAGTTAGATACAGTGGATCTGAGCCACAATTCAATCCGAAAATTAGAAACTATAGACGCTCTGCCAGTGCTTGACTCTCTGTACATAACACATAACAAGCTTCAAACAGTTGAAGACATAGAAATTCTGACAAAATGTAAGCAGCTGAGTGTTTTGGACTTGTCTTTCAATCATTTGGACAGTCCCGACATTGTTAATGTGCTTGGTGCCATGGAAAACCTTCGAGTTCTTACTCTGACTGGAAACCCTGTACTCAAACAGCTTTCTCCATACagaaagttaataataataaactgcaaaCATTTATTACATCTAGATGAACGCCCGGTATTTGATAAAGACAGAGCATGCACAGAAGCATGGTTTGCAGGTGGGGAGGAAGCAGAAAAGAAACTAatggaaaaatttatacaagaagaTAGAGATGTATGCCTAAGAAGTGCTTTGGAACTTATACAAATGCGCGATAGGAAAATTGCAGAGAAGGCTGCACAACTAGCCGATGACACACTACAGTGTGTTTCATTactgttttcagaatattcccagtTACCCTACACACCATTACAAATTACATCCAGTCATTCTAACGATGTCAAAAGTAACTACACAAATGCTGAGAAAACTGGGGAAAGTGTTCAAG ACCTTGGAAAGCTAACAGTGCTAAAAAAGACTCATGATGCTGAGCCCTCACAACATGCTGCCTCTGAGAACAACAGCTGTGAATTTATTTTGAATGCTATTACTGCTGGGGATAAAAGCACCAATGAaagccacaacaaagaaactgcacTGCTTAGAGAACAAGAAAATCTTGATAATTTAGGACAATGTGAATTAGAAACAGATAACGatt TTTGTGGCCAGAAGGCCTCTGTACCCACTGAGCAGCAAATGTTGTACAATGCGTACATAGACAACACAGTGGAAAAACAGGAGGAGAGTGACAGTGGTACTAGAGAACTTTACCTAGAGAACTTTACCTACGACAATTGTGAAAATGCAATAGCCTGTGATTGCAGAACGTCCTCAACTGAAAACAATAGCTGCAATAAAGAAAAAGAGCTTGCATTGCATGACAGAGAGAGAATGGTGCTTGACAAGCAGATGAAACCAGACTGTTTGAACACTGGGGTGCTGCAAAATGAAGGTGAAAAGAGCCCCCAGTCTGACTGTTATAACACAGATTTAATTCACAAAGCAGTTGCACCAACCTCTGAGGAAAATCTGTTAATATACAATGGGAATAAATTAACAGGTGTAGACATGGCAGAACAATTATTAAGTCAACAGTCTGTATACAACCCTCAACAAGATAATATTGTAGATGATCATGGTGATGATAGAACACTGGGTTTGGGGAACAGTAAAGATGAAACTGTTGTGCTACAGAAACAATAG